Proteins found in one uncultured Desulfuromonas sp. genomic segment:
- a CDS encoding diguanylate cyclase, with amino-acid sequence MISRMCMDQQQKILIVDDEKVNLRILRDILQAEAAVILAKDGAQAIRKATQFHPDLILLDVMMPDRSGFEVLGELKSDAATGRIPVIFVTALSDVENEKKGLKLGACDYIYKPFDAEIVKARIDLHLQLVRQRKMLEELANIDALTSIANRRKYEEVFEMEWRIALRSGKSLSVVMVDIDCFKQFNDLYGHAAGDAALKQVARTLSANLKRPGDFVARYGGEEFVVLLPDTGLDGSLHIMQTCRQAIEALRIEHGNSNAAPVLTISAGAYTLVPKEQDDRQAVLKRADDMLYRAKQQGKNTIICSCAEG; translated from the coding sequence GTGATTTCCCGTATGTGTATGGATCAGCAACAGAAAATACTCATTGTTGACGATGAAAAGGTCAACCTGCGGATATTGCGCGATATTCTGCAAGCTGAGGCCGCTGTGATTCTGGCCAAGGACGGTGCTCAGGCCATCAGGAAGGCAACTCAATTTCACCCCGATTTGATTCTACTGGACGTGATGATGCCCGACCGTAGCGGCTTCGAGGTGCTCGGCGAATTGAAAAGCGATGCGGCCACCGGTCGGATACCTGTAATTTTTGTAACCGCCTTGTCCGACGTGGAGAACGAAAAAAAAGGGTTGAAGTTGGGTGCCTGCGACTATATCTACAAACCCTTCGATGCCGAAATCGTCAAGGCCCGCATCGATCTGCATCTGCAGCTGGTCAGACAGAGGAAAATGCTGGAAGAATTGGCGAATATTGATGCCCTGACCTCCATCGCCAACCGGCGCAAATACGAAGAGGTGTTCGAAATGGAATGGCGGATCGCCCTTCGTTCAGGCAAATCGCTATCAGTCGTGATGGTCGATATCGACTGTTTTAAACAGTTTAACGACCTGTACGGCCATGCGGCCGGGGATGCCGCATTGAAACAGGTGGCCCGGACGCTCTCCGCAAACTTGAAACGACCGGGAGATTTTGTTGCCCGTTACGGTGGCGAGGAGTTTGTCGTGCTGCTCCCCGACACCGGTCTCGACGGGAGTCTGCACATCATGCAAACCTGTCGTCAGGCCATTGAAGCGCTGCGGATCGAACACGGTAACAGCAACGCGGCTCCGGTTTTGACCATTAGCGCCGGCGCGTATACGCTGGTGCCTAAAGAGCAGGACGACCGTCAGGCGGTGCTGAAACGGGCCGACGATATGCTTTACCGAGCCAAACAGCAGGGAAAGAATACCATTATCTGCAGCTGTGCCGAGGGATGA